CAAGGTGCCCCCTCCCTGGCGGTCGGGGCTCTGATCCGCGCGAAAAAACGAAAACCCCCACTCTGGAGAATGGGGGTTCCCGAATCTACTCCAGTGCAATTGCTATTGAGTTACTCAGGACGCAGCGTGATGACCACGCTCTTCGACATGGTGTAGTAGTTGAGCGCTTCCAGTCCGTGCTCCTGGCCGAGGCCGCTCTGCTTCCATCCGCCGAAAGGCATTTCGTCGAAAATGATCTGCGCCGAGTTCACCCAGGTGTAGCCGGCTTCCAGGTTCTCCGCCGCGTAGTGAGCCTTGTACAGGTCTGAACTGAACACCGACGAGCCCAGGCCGTAGATGTTGTTGTTGGCGCGCTCGACGGCTTCCTCGATATTCTTCACCCGGAAGATGGGCAGCGCGGGCCCGAAGCATTCGTCCTGCGCAAGCTGCGCGTCATCCGGCACATTTTCCACCAAGGCGGGCATCAGGAAATTACCTTTCTCGTACTCCTTGCCTTCGGGACGATTGCCGCCCACCAGCACGCGCGCGCCGCGCTTCACGGCGTCGGCGATTTGATCTTCCACTTCCTTGCGTTGTCCGTCGGTGTGCAACGGGCCGAGGCGGGCTTTCTCGTTGAAGCCATCGCCGATGGTGAGTTTCTTCACTTTGTCCACCAGCTTGCCGACCACGTAGTCATACACGGAGTCGAATACATACAGGCGCTTCACGGCGAGGCAGGCCTGACCGCAGTTGAAGAAGCGTCCCACGGCTGCCGCGCTGATGGCTTCGTCGAGGTTGGCATCATCGCAGATGATCATCGGATCGGAACCGCCCAGCTCCAGCGTTACATGCTTCAGCGTATCGGCTGCGGTGCGCATGACGTTTTTGCCGGTGTCGGTGGCGCCGGTGAAGGCGATTTTGTGAATCTTAGGATTCTCCAGCAATTCCTGTCCGACGCTTGACCCCGGTCCGGCGACCACGTTCAGCGTGCCTTCCGGCAGCCCGGCTTCAGA
This window of the Acidobacteriota bacterium genome carries:
- a CDS encoding aldehyde dehydrogenase yields the protein MAKLYIAGQELESKSGESTKVMNPSNGTVVDTVSKGNKEDVRMAVDAAEIALKKWSKVSPAQRGETLFKAARGIAAHIDELATSLTKEQGKPIKEARMEIRRFQHTMEYYAGLGKNLRSLQIPIAEGRFGMVLRKPIGVVGAIIPWNFPVSLLGNKLAPGLLAGNSFVIKPASTTPLTTVRVCQILSEAGLPEGTLNVVAGPGSSVGQELLENPKIHKIAFTGATDTGKNVMRTAADTLKHVTLELGGSDPMIICDDANLDEAISAAAVGRFFNCGQACLAVKRLYVFDSVYDYVVGKLVDKVKKLTIGDGFNEKARLGPLHTDGQRKEVEDQIADAVKRGARVLVGGNRPEGKEYEKGNFLMPALVENVPDDAQLAQDECFGPALPIFRVKNIEEAVERANNNIYGLGSSVFSSDLYKAHYAAENLEAGYTWVNSAQIIFDEMPFGGWKQSGLGQEHGLEALNYYTMSKSVVITLRPE